The region ATAGGCCAAGATGCTTTTCAAGAGTGCGATACTGTTGGTATTACAAGGCCATGCGTAAAGCATAATTTTTTAGTCAAAGACATTAATGATATTGCAAGCACAATTAAAAAGGCATTTTATTTGGCAGCAACTGGCCGACCAGGTCCTGTACTTGTAGATATACCCAAGGATATTACTGCTGAAACAGCTGAATTTATGTATCCTGAAAATGTAACTCTAAGGTCTTATAATCCTATTACCCAAGGACATAGTGGCCAAATTAATAAAGCGTTGGATTTACTAATTAACGCTAAAAAGCCAATGGTATATTCAGGCGGTGGCGTAGTGCTTGGAGATGCATCTGAAGCCTTAACAGAGTTTATTAAGCTTCTAGATTTTCCTGTAACAAATACCTTAATGGGGCTAGGTGGATTTCCCGCCTCCCATGAAAATTTTTTAGGTATGCTAGGAATGCATGGCACGTATCAGGCTAATATGGCAATGCAAGAGTGCGACGTTTTGTTAGCTGTTGGCGCGAGATTTGATGATAGGGTGATCGGGAATCCTGATCATTTTTTAGCCAAACCAAAAAAGATTATTCATATTGATATTGACCCTGCCTCTATCTCTAAAAGAGTTAAAATTGATGTCCCAATTGTAGGTGATGTCAAACTTGTTCTTGAAGATCTCATTTCTGCATTCAAAGCGCTTCAAGGAAATAGTTCTGGAAATTTACGCACTGATTGGATGAAGACGATAAATCTTTGGAAGCAAAAAGATTGTATGAGGTATGAGGATGATGGCACGCAAATTAAACCTCAGAAAGTTATACAAAAACTTCATGAAGTCACAGATGGTGAAGCCTTTATCACTTCAGATGTAGGGCAACATCAAATGTGGGCTGCACAATACTATCCATTTGATAAACCAAGAAGATGGATCAATTCAGGAGGGTTGGGCACAATGGGTGTTGGCCTTCCTTATGCGATGGGCTGTCAACTTGCTTTTCCTGACTCACAGGTTGCGTGTGTAACTGGCGAAGCATCAATCCAAATGTGTATCCAAGAACTTTCAACATGTAAGCAATTTAACCTTCCTGTAAAAATTGTTAATCTGAATAATCGTTATATGGGTATGGTTAGACAATGGCAGGAGTTCTTTTACGGAAACCGTTATGCAGAGTCTTATATGGATGCTCTGCCAGATTTTGTAAAACTTGCTGAATCTTATGGTCATGTTGGTATGAAGATTGAAAACTCATCAGATATTGAAGGTGCATTAAAAGAAGCATTCTCCCCAAAACTTAAAGAAAGGTTAGTTTTTTTAGATTTTATAACTGATCAGACAGAAAATGTTTTCCCTATGGTGCCAAACGGTAAAGGTTTGTCAGAAATGATTTTAGCTGATGATGCAGAAGATTTATAAATGAGGCACATTATTTCATTACTTATGGAAAATGAAGCAGGTGCTCTTTCAAGGGTATCAGGGCTCTTTTCAGCTAGAGGTTACAATATTGAATCTCTATCAGTTGCCCCTACTGAAGATCTCTCACTTTCAAGGATGACCATTGTAACAAGTGGTTCTGATGAAGTGATTGAACAGATCATAAAGCAATTGAATAAACTTATTGATGTGGTTAAAGTTCTTGATTTACATGATGGGGATCATATTGAACGGGAATTAGTTTTGGTCAAAGTTAAAGCTAATAAGCAATACCGAGATGAAGTTCAACAACTAAGTAATAGCTATGGAGGTCGAATTATTGACTCCTCAGAGAATATACTCACAATTGAATTTACAGGAACATCTACTGAACTAGATAATTACCTAAAAAGCTTAAATAGTGCTTTTGTGGTCGAAATTGTAAGAACAGGTGCTTCGGGTATTGGCCGTGGCGATAGGATTTTAAAAATATAATTTTTTAAGGAATGGTATGAAAGTTTATTACGATAAAGATACGGATTTGAATGTTATTAAACGTATGAATGTAGCAATAATTGGGTATGGCTCTCAAGGTCATGCTCATGCAAACAACTTAAGTGATTCTGGGGTTGATGTTGTTGTTGGGTTAAGGGAGGGCTCTTCATCCGCTGAGAAAGCATCAAAAGCTAATTTAAATGTAAAATCAATCGAAGAGGCTACCAGCTCAGCAGATTTGGTTATGATTTTAGCGCCAGATGAATTCCAACCCAAAATTTATTCTGAAAAGATTGAGCCAAACCTCAAAAAAGGCGCAACATTAGCCTTTGCTCATGGTTTCAATATCCATTTTGGAGAAATCAATCCTAGAGATGACCTCAACGTGATTATGATAGCTCCAAAAGCGCCCGGACATACAGTTCGATCTGAATTTGTTAGGGGTGGCGGCATTCCAGACCTTATTGCCATTAAGCAGGATGCAACTGGGAGTGCAAAAGAAATTGCTTTGTCTTACGCTTCAGCGATTGGAGGTGGGAGAACAGGAATTATAGAGACAACATTCAAGGATGAAACAGAAACAGATCTTTTTGGCGAGCAAGTGGTGCTTTGTGGAGGGACCACAGCACTTGTTCAAGCTGGATTTGAAACGTTAGTGGAGGCAGGTTATGAGCCTGAGATGGCATATTTTGAATGCCTGCATGAGTTAAAACTAATAGTAGATTTAATGTATGAGGGTGGAATTGCTAATATGAGATACTCAATTTCAAATACAGCTGAATATGGCGATGTCACCAGGGGCCCAAGAATTATTACTCCTGAAACTAAGCTAAGAATGAAAGAAATACTGAAAGAAATTCAAGACGGCACTTTCGCAAAAGAATTTGTTAAGAACGTTGGAGATCTTCCAGCTAAAAGAGAAACCCAACGTAAACATAAAATAGAGCAGGTTGGAGAATCACTCAGACAGATGATGCCTTGGATTAAAAAAATTGTAGACAAGTCAGTCAATTGAAGATAAAAAATTATCCTATTATCGCCAGGGAGGGATGGTTATATATAGCTATTAGTCTTATCTTAAGTGCTTATTTAACTACAATAAGTTACTCAATCTCCGTCCCATTTTGGATAATAAGTATATTTATTATTCAGTTTTTTAGAGACCCTCAACGAAAAATTAGCAGCGCTAAAAATGTAGTGGTCTCTGGTGCAGATGGAAGGGTCATAGCGATTGATGAAACAATGGATCCTTATCAAAAAAAGAAGTCCATTAAGGTAAGTGTCTTTATGAATGTCTTTAATGTCCACTCGAATAAAGCTCCTATTGATGGAAAAATTTTAAAGAAAGTTTACTACGCTGGTAAGTTTTTAAATGCAGCTCTATCAAAGGCTTCAAATGAAAATGAAAGGTGTGCGATTATCATACAATCAAAAAATAACCCAAAAAAAATTATTACCTGCGTTCAAATTGCAGGACTTGTTGCCAGAAGAATCCTTTGTTACAAAGATAAAGGTGATGACGTGAAAAGGGGTGAAAGATATGGGTTTATTAAATTTGGTTCAAGAGTTGATCTTTATTTACCTCTTAAAACTAACGTGAAGGTCCAGGTCGGAGAAAAAGTTAAGAATGGAGAGTCAATTATTGCTGAATTTATTTAATTAGAATTTATGAAAGTTTCTAATTGTATCAATGCTTTTGAATAAACCTCTTTTTTAAAATCAATTACCTCATCATTTGGCTTCCAATAATCAACCCATGACCAATTATCAAATTCAGGTTTTGGTGAATTTTTAAGATATATATCATTTTCATTTCCCAGAAATTTTAATAAAAACCAAATTTGCTTTTGCCCTTTGTACAAATTATTGTCTTTTCTTACCCAATTCTTTGGAACATCATAATATAACCAGTCATTTGTTCTTCCCAAGATTTCTATCTTACTCTCATCGATGCCTACCTCTTCCTTTAATTCTCTAAACATTGCCTCTTCAATTGTTTCATTTGACTTAATTCCTCCTTGGGGAAATTGCCAAGCATTTTCATTCGTTCTTTTGGCCCAAAGTACCTTATGATCGTCATTAATTATGACTATCGCAACATTTTCACGATATCCTTCTTTATCAATCATTGGTATTATCCCTATTTAATTCAAACAATCTTTAACACTAAAAATTTACAACATGTTAAAACAAAAAAAATTATCAATATTTAGTTTAAAAGCATCTATCTTAATCATTTTAACTTTTTTTCTGATTATTCTTTATTTTTATTTTTCATCTTCCTTTCAAATTAATAATGCATCCAAAGCCTACATAACGAATCAAGGTGACAATACGGTTTCAATAATTGACTTAGAAACATTAAAAACATTAAAAACATTAAAAGTCGGAGTAGCTCCGCTTGGCATAACTATTTTGCAGAAGAAGAAATTAGTTTTTGTGGGAAATGTTGGTACGGACGATATATCAGTCATTGATGCAGTAAACGACAGACTAATAAAAACAATCAAGCTCGGAACTGCCCCTCTCAGTCTTGCTTCTAACTCAGAAGAGACAGAAGTTTATGTTACTGACTGGTTTCAAAATAATGTCCTAACAATATCAGCTGATGAAATGAAAGTGACCGGTAAATTAAAAGTGGGTGTCACGCCCTCAGGAATAGCTTATAACAAAAAATATAAGTATCAAGTAATCACCAACCGAGATGCAAATACCCTAGAAATTTATAATGAAGATGACGATTTAGTAAAAAAAATAGAGACAGGAAATCATCCTTTTGGTGTTTACTCAAAAGATGATTTTGCCTATGTGGCAAATGTTTATGATGATTCTGTAAGCATTATAAACCTAGTAGATTGGTCAAAATATGAGTTCATGGTTGGAGCGCACCCCTATAACGTTAGAGTTCATAATAAGATTGCATATGTAACAAATACTGTTGATGACACCATTACTATTTATGATCTAGGTTCAAAAAAAATAATAAAAACATTAGACACGGGCGAGACACCCGAAAATTTAGATTTTGATATTAATCAAAATTTGCTCGTTGTAACCAACTGGGGAGGTGATTCAGTTTCAATTTTCGATACTGAAAGCTTTCAGCATATTAAGGAAATCAAGACAGGTGCGCAGAGCAGGTCTTTTGGAGATTTTATACTTCAGTAAAGTTTTTATAGTAGTATATGGAATTATTAAAAAACAAAAAAAAGGATTTATAAGGAATGAAAAAAATAATTTTTACTCTACTGGGTATCTTATTCTCTACTCTAGCTTTTTCTCATGGCCCAACGCCACAAAAGGTTCAAGAGTCTGTGATAATAGCAGCCTCTCCAGAAAAAACATGGGAAGCATTGAAGAATTATTCTGAATTCGAAAAAATTATGAAGGTAAGATCCTTCAAAGATAAATTAATGAAAGCTAAATACGAACTTATAAAAACAGATGTCCCTTTTTCTGATTACAATGCACAGATTAGAGTCAAAAAAGGTGAAAATGATAATGAGTCGGTTGTTCAATGGACAGCAAGGTTTTATAGAACATATAAATTAAACCCACCCATCCCAGAAGGACAGGATGATGCTACTGCTGTGGCCGCTGTAAAAGAAATTGTTGGACCTGGATTGGCTGGATTTAAAAAATATGTTGAGTCACAATAATTTTTTTAAAATTTAATTAAAAGCGGATAGTTTACTCCGCTTTTTTAATGCTCACAATCAATCCACAACCATTACCAAAAGCTATTGTTTTTTGGCTTCATGGCCTCGGTGCCGATCAAAATGATTTCGTAGACTTTATTAATCTACTTAATCTAAAACAATTTACATTCATTCTTCCAAATGCTCCCTACAGGAAAATTACGTTGAATCAAGGCGTTGAGATGCGTGGCTGGTATGATATCGAATCACTTAATTTTGAAAAGCAAGACGAATTAGGTTTACAAAAATCAATGATATTTATCGAATCGATTTTAGAAAACCAACTCAAAATCTCAAATAAGAATAAATTATTTATAGGTGGTTTTTCACAAGGAGCTGTTTTAGCACAGTACATTGGTTTAACTTCAAAATTTAATTTTACAAAAATAGTTTCGCTCTCTGGTTACTGCCCAGAAATAACTCTATCAAAAGAAAAATCCAATCTTAAAATTCAAGCAATTCATGGGGTTGATGACAATGTTATCAACATCAATTTAGCTAAGGCCTCCTATGAAAAACTTAAAATTATTAAGAATTTTGTTTTAAAAGAATATAAAATGGGGCACGAGGTTATTAATGAAGAAATTTATGATGTACGTGATTTTTTATTAAGAGATTAGGGTGATGACTACAGAAAATATAAATCTAGAGAAGCTTATTGCCGAACTTGAATCAATTGTAAATAAAATGGAAAGTAATGACCTTAACGTAGAGGATTCACTTAAGTCATATGAAAAAGGTATT is a window of Methylophilales bacterium DNA encoding:
- the ilvB gene encoding biosynthetic-type acetolactate synthase large subunit; this translates as MTAEIITGAEIAIRCLQKENVKFVFGYPGGAVLNIYDAIFQQKSFKHVLVRHEQAAVHAADAYSRATGDVGVALVTSGPGATNAVTGIATAHMDSIPMVIISGQVPTHAIGQDAFQECDTVGITRPCVKHNFLVKDINDIASTIKKAFYLAATGRPGPVLVDIPKDITAETAEFMYPENVTLRSYNPITQGHSGQINKALDLLINAKKPMVYSGGGVVLGDASEALTEFIKLLDFPVTNTLMGLGGFPASHENFLGMLGMHGTYQANMAMQECDVLLAVGARFDDRVIGNPDHFLAKPKKIIHIDIDPASISKRVKIDVPIVGDVKLVLEDLISAFKALQGNSSGNLRTDWMKTINLWKQKDCMRYEDDGTQIKPQKVIQKLHEVTDGEAFITSDVGQHQMWAAQYYPFDKPRRWINSGGLGTMGVGLPYAMGCQLAFPDSQVACVTGEASIQMCIQELSTCKQFNLPVKIVNLNNRYMGMVRQWQEFFYGNRYAESYMDALPDFVKLAESYGHVGMKIENSSDIEGALKEAFSPKLKERLVFLDFITDQTENVFPMVPNGKGLSEMILADDAEDL
- the ilvN gene encoding acetolactate synthase small subunit, which gives rise to MRHIISLLMENEAGALSRVSGLFSARGYNIESLSVAPTEDLSLSRMTIVTSGSDEVIEQIIKQLNKLIDVVKVLDLHDGDHIERELVLVKVKANKQYRDEVQQLSNSYGGRIIDSSENILTIEFTGTSTELDNYLKSLNSAFVVEIVRTGASGIGRGDRILKI
- the ilvC gene encoding ketol-acid reductoisomerase; its protein translation is MKVYYDKDTDLNVIKRMNVAIIGYGSQGHAHANNLSDSGVDVVVGLREGSSSAEKASKANLNVKSIEEATSSADLVMILAPDEFQPKIYSEKIEPNLKKGATLAFAHGFNIHFGEINPRDDLNVIMIAPKAPGHTVRSEFVRGGGIPDLIAIKQDATGSAKEIALSYASAIGGGRTGIIETTFKDETETDLFGEQVVLCGGTTALVQAGFETLVEAGYEPEMAYFECLHELKLIVDLMYEGGIANMRYSISNTAEYGDVTRGPRIITPETKLRMKEILKEIQDGTFAKEFVKNVGDLPAKRETQRKHKIEQVGESLRQMMPWIKKIVDKSVN
- a CDS encoding phosphatidylserine decarboxylase, encoding MKNYPIIAREGWLYIAISLILSAYLTTISYSISVPFWIISIFIIQFFRDPQRKISSAKNVVVSGADGRVIAIDETMDPYQKKKSIKVSVFMNVFNVHSNKAPIDGKILKKVYYAGKFLNAALSKASNENERCAIIIQSKNNPKKIITCVQIAGLVARRILCYKDKGDDVKRGERYGFIKFGSRVDLYLPLKTNVKVQVGEKVKNGESIIAEFI
- a CDS encoding RNA pyrophosphohydrolase, which gives rise to MIDKEGYRENVAIVIINDDHKVLWAKRTNENAWQFPQGGIKSNETIEEAMFRELKEEVGIDESKIEILGRTNDWLYYDVPKNWVRKDNNLYKGQKQIWFLLKFLGNENDIYLKNSPKPEFDNWSWVDYWKPNDEVIDFKKEVYSKALIQLETFINSN
- a CDS encoding SRPBCC family protein codes for the protein MKKIIFTLLGILFSTLAFSHGPTPQKVQESVIIAASPEKTWEALKNYSEFEKIMKVRSFKDKLMKAKYELIKTDVPFSDYNAQIRVKKGENDNESVVQWTARFYRTYKLNPPIPEGQDDATAVAAVKEIVGPGLAGFKKYVESQ
- the xseB gene encoding exodeoxyribonuclease VII small subunit → MTTENINLEKLIAELESIVNKMESNDLNVEDSLKSYEKGISLIKNAQKKLKKIEQKVEILSKEGNLENFNTDE